The following DNA comes from Ornithobacterium rhinotracheale DSM 15997.
GGCTACGAGGAAAAAATATTGCCCCAAGAATTAGAAGAAAAGTACCTTGCCGAGGCAAAAGAAAATACGCAAACACTAGACTCTGAAAACAAAAAAAGAGAGCTGCTCAATGCGCAAATTAAACTAAAAAAGGATTTGGCTCAAAAGCAAATTGAATGGGAAAATGCCCGAAAAAATATTCTAGCAATTGAAAATCAAATTGAGCAATTTAAAAATAATGAAGGCAAACTCCTAAGCAGACACGAAGCAACGGAAAGCATCGCAACGGAACTGACAAGCTGGCAAACACTGCAAACGAGTTTGGCTAAAATTGAGCAGAAATCTGAAATTTTAGTCGCAGAAGAAAAAAAACTTTTAGCCCAAAAAGCTGAAAAATTTACGCAGGCTAAAAATATGCTAAATTCAGATTTTTTGGAGGAAAACCTCAACGAATCTTTGGCTAAACTTAAAAAGACAATCAAAAATTTAAACGAAAAAAGATTACAAAAAGCCAACGAATACGGTTCGCTAAAGAATGAGTTTAACCTCGTGGCTAAACCACTCGGGGTCGTGCTGGCAAAAAAAACCAATGAAGTACAAGAGCAACTTTCGGTCTTAAAAGCCAAAGCTGAACACACGGAACATGCGATAAAAGAAATTTCGGCAAATATTCATTTGGATAAAAATTTAAGCGTCCAAGAACAATTGCAACAAGCACGAAAAAACCTTGAAACCTACAACGAGATTGAGCTTTCGATGCAATCGCTCAAGAATATCGACGAAACTTTAAGCGAAAAAAATAAAAAACTCAATGAAATTTCGGCTGAATTATCTGCATTGCCAAGTAAAATCAAATTAGCCAAAGAAGACAAAGACCTTAAAAAAGAAAAACACGCTCTGATTGAAGAAAAAATTGCTTTCGCCAATGAGAAAAAAAGCTTGGAGGAACATCGCGCACATTTGGCACAGGGCAAACCTTGTCCGTTATGTGGAGCCACCGAGCACCCTTTTGCCCACGAAACAACATCGGAAGACGACCATTTAAAAATAGAAGAAAAACAAGCCAAAGAAGCTTTACGAATTTCGACCGAAAATCTCTTAAAACTTGAAAATCAACAAGCGTCTTTAAGCAAAGAAAAATTAAACTTAGAGGGAGAAATTCAGCAAAAAAATGAAGAATTGAATCGCAAAAAAAGTGCGATGCAAGAAAAATTTCCTGAAGTGGATTTTTCGACCCATTGGGCGGAAAAAATCGCAACTACCAAAGCGGAAATCAAGCAATTGGAATCGCTGGAAAATCACCAAACGCTACACGAAGCGGCTACGGCTGCAATCCCTCTGGTGGAAAGCATTATCAAAGTAACCACAGAGGGCAAATCGCTTAAAAATCAAATCGAGGATTTTGAGGCACAAGGTGCTACCGAAGAGAGTATAGATCGCTTCCTGCTTGATTGGGAACGCACTTTAAGTACAATTAAACATAAATCACAGGAAATCAAATCTTTAGAAAAAGAAAAAAAGGAAGAAAATGATAAATTCTCATCGCTAGAAAAAGATTTAAACCAAAAAATTATTCCGCTTGATTTTGTGGACATTGCAAGTGCACTCAAGGCTAAATTACCACACAGCCAAGCACAATTGTTTAAAGAAAAAATTAATCGATTAAACCCTGATTTACAAAAACTTACAGGGCAAGAAGATATCTTAAAAAAGGATTACGAGAGTTTAGCCCAAAATAGCCCAACTGAATCCTTGGAAGAATTAGAAAAAGCCCTCTCCCACAACGAGCAACTGCTCAATCAACTGAAAAACAAAGAGAAAGAATTGAATCATCTTTTAACAAATAATGATTCTTATAAACTTGAGCTGAAAAAGCTTAACGAAAAAATAGAACAAGAAAACAAAGAAAACCGAATTTGGCGTGATTTGGACAAAATGATTGGAGATGCCAAGGGTGAGAAATTTAACATGTTTGCACAAGGTTTAACGCTCAAGCAATTGATTTATTTAGCCAATCGCCGCTTGACCAACCTCAGCCCAAGATACCTGATTGCTAATCCTGAAAAAGAGGAAGATGATAGCCTTTTTGTCATCGATAAGGATATGGGCAATCAGCGTCGTTCGGTAAAGACACTTTCGGGTGGAGAAACATTTATTTTAAGTTTGGCGTTGGCATTGGCACTTTCGGATTTGGCGTCCAAAAATGTGCAAATCGATAGCCTTTTTATTGACGAAGGTTTCGGAACGCTGGATCCAGAAACGCTGGATTTAACGCTAGATACGCTTGAACGCCTTCAACAAGAAAGCAAGAAAATGATAGGCATCATCAGCCATGTTTCTTCGCTCAAAGAACGCATCGCTACACAAATCGTGTTGAAACAAAATGGCTCTGGAATAAGTACGCTTGAAATCAAAAGCAATTAGATTTTTCACTATATTTGCCAATAAATTTTAACAATTATGCAAGATAATAAAAGAATTGCCGCTGGGCTTTTAGGGATTTTTTTTGGTAGTTTGGGTATTCACAAATTTTATTTAGGCTACGAAAGAGAGGGGATTATTCAAATTCTCATTACTATTTTCACTTGTGGTTTCGGCGGAACGCTTGGCTTAATTGAAGGGATTATTTACCTCACCAAAAGCGATGAGGAGTTTTACCAAATATATCAAGTAAATAAACGCCCTTGGTTGTAAGAACCAGAGTAAATGCTTTTCTACCTACTTTGTTTTGCTCTCATACTCTTGTTGCCTTTCATTAAAAACAAAGGCTACACACTTGCCACGCTATTTTGCTTGGCTTTTATTATGGGAATACGCGACATGATTGGTAGCAAAGACATGTACTATTATAGCTATTTTTTTGAGCGATTTTCATTTCTGGATTTATGGCATTTCAACTTTTACGAACCTGGGTTTAAAACCTATACCATTTTACTGAAATGCCTTTCCAATCAGCGCGAATTTTTCTTTTTCATTACAGCTTTTTCGCTGATTTTCTTGCAAAGTTTTGCTGTAAAAAAGATGAATCTGGGCAGGCTCAGCTACTGGATTTTATTTATCGTATTATGTAAATTTTATTTGCTCGACTTTGTATATTTACGCCAATTGATGGCTACGGGACTTGCATGGATTGCTTTTTCGCACTACTTTGCTACAGGCAAAAAATGGGAGAGTTTTGCATTATTTATTTTCGCCGCATTTTTCCATCGAAGTGCCTTGATCTTATTGCCTCTTTTCTTTATTTTAAATCTAAAAAATAGCTTAAAAATTGTTTTTTGGATTTATGCGGCACTCACAACAGTTGTTATTTTTCAATGGATTACACCCATTTCTCAAAAATTCTTTACAGGAATTGGGCAATATTTTCCTTATTTAGATCGATTGAAATACTACGCCTTTGAAAACACAGAACTTAAATATCTTTATTTGTTGGAAATCCCTTTAATTTTGGTTGTTTTATATTTTATTCCGAAGCTTAAGAACATTCCTGCTCTGCAACAAAGAATCCTATTTAATGCCGTTTTTCTTTATGGATTTTTCTCAATTTTCAGTATGCAAAACACAACTTTCATACGCTTTGCTTGGTTTTATTTCTTGGGATTGGCGAGTGCAATTGTACTGATTTTAAACTATTTTAATCGCTCTGAAATTAAAAATTATATCAAAATCGGAATTTTGGTATATTATTCAGCAATATTTTTTAGAATTTTGATTAGTTTTGATGGCGGAGATTTTATTCCATACAAATCTATTTTTAATGAATTTAAACGAAACGGACAATTTGAAATTTATGAATACAGGCAGTAAAAATATCGTTTTTGCACTATTTTTCCTCATCTTTAGCATGCTAGGATTTCAATCTTGCAAAACACAAAATACCACAGAAAATAGCGAAAAACTAGAATTAAACGCTACTGAATTTAATCAAAAAATCAGCCAAAAGCCAGGCTTAATCCTTGATGTGCGCACGCCAGAAGAGTATGCACAAGGACACCTAAATCAATCACAACTAATTGATTATAAAAGTGATGATTTCAGCCAAAAGGTAAAAGAATTACCGAAAAACAAGCCGATTTATGTGTATTGTCGCTCGGGCAGAAGAAGCCACGAAGCGGCTAAAATCTTGAGAGATCTAGGCTACCACCCCGTTTTTGAGTTAGAAGGTGGCATCATCAGCTGGGAGCAAGCTAAGCTTCCCGTATCGCATTAATCTTTATTCATTTGGCTTGTGTAGAAATTATAGTCTTTGATGATTATTTCTACAAATTCGAGATCGTGCATTTCGGTTTCCACCTGAGTTATTTCTTTGATTTTTTGCGAAAGTTTCCCGATTACTTTAAAATCTCGTTGGCTTTTTGCACTTTCAAATCGTGTTTTAATGATTTGCATATCGGCATCGCTAAACAATAAAACTTGCGGGAAAGATGCTTTGTACTCCTCGCCCACTTCTTCTAAGATTGTGTGATTGATGCTTGAATCATCTTTTAAATCAATGACAGCCGTGCCGCTCGCAATCCCGCCCAAACGCTGATTGTTTTTACTTACAACTATCGATGTAACACCCACCAGCGCAGAACTGAAATAAATATCTATCAAACAAAATACCCAGCGTATAAGATAATCGGCAAAATTGGCTTGATAACCGTCGATTTTAATAATCTGAATTTTGCGTATTTTTTTCCCAATAGTCTGCCCCTCAAGCAACATATTGCACACTAGCGAATAAAAAACAAAGGGCAACATGCATATAATCACAATTGCGACAACGCTCCATTGATCCTGCACATAACTATCAATTTCCACTACTTCAAATAGCACATAAAGAGCAATAAGCGCATATGCTGCTCTTATGACAAAATCAATACCATACGCCAAGGCTCTATCGGAGAAAGAAGCCAAAGGAAACTCAACTTTAACATTTTGACTGGTATTTATTGCAATATAATTCATAAAAATATATTAATTTAGCCCTCGTCTATGAGAGAGGTAGTATTTATCAAACAAAATAAAGAAAAGTGGCTCAATACAGAGCGTGTCTTATTGGGCAAAGTCAATAAAAACCCCGATGAGTTATCCTCCCTTTACATTGATTTAATCAACGACTTATCCTACGCACAAACCTATTATCCTAAGAGTAAAACCATCTCTTATCTTAATAAACTTTCAACAAAAATCTATCAAAAAATTTACAAAACCAAACGCATTGAAGAAAATCAAATAAAATATTTCTTCTTGACCGAAGTGCCACTTTTGGCATACCAATATCGTAAATTTTTATGGGCTTCGGTATTCTTTTTTGTGATTTTCACCACAATTGGGTGGTTTTCTGCGGTAAATGACGAAGAGTTTGTCCGTTTGATTCTAGGCGATGGCTATGTGGACATGACGATTAGCAACATACAAGAAGGAAATCCCATTGCAGTGTATGAAAGTGGCAGCAACTGGGGAAGTGCCATCGGGATTATTTATAATAATTTAAAGGTAGGAGCTACCATGTTCTTATATGGTATTTTCTTGGGACTCGGGAGCATTCTAGCATTGTTTTACAACTGCGTAATGTTGGGCTCGTTTCAATATTTCTTCTTGGAGTACGGAGAGCTAGCTCGTAGCATGCGTGGCATTTGGATTCATGGTGCATTTGAAATAAGTGCCATGATAATCGAATGTATGGCGGGGCTCATACTCGGCGCATCGATTTTATTTCCAAGGACTTACTCTCGACTTAATTCTTTCAAATTAGGTATTAGAGATGCTTTTAAAATCTTCATCAGCACAGTGCCATTTACCATAGTGGCGGGAATTTTTGAAGGTTTTGTAACAAGGCACGCCCTAGATATGCCTTTAATCCTTAACTTAATCATCATTTTTGGATGTTTTGGGTTCATCTTATTTTATTATGTTTTTTATCCTAAAAAAGTGTTTAATCAAATAAATTCTAAGTTATGATTTTCTACAAAAAAAGAAACCTTGGCGAATTAATTTCAGATTCTCTCGGATTTTTCAAAGAATATGGAAAAAATTTCCTGAAAAATTACATCGCACTATCTGGTGGCGTAATTATTTTAATCCTAGTAATTTCCTTTTTTATATTAAAGGACATTCCCTTTAATCTTTTAATATTGGGAGGAAATAGCAATTTCATTTATTCCTATTTCTCAGAAAATATAGGCTTATTTGGATTTGTTGGCTTTTTGATACTATTCTTATTCTTTATTTTAGGATGCATTAGTTATTCATTACCAATCCTGTACATGCAAACTGCTAGCGAGCAAAACCGTAAAAACTTTAGCATTCAAGAAATTTTTGATGTTTTTAAAAACAAACTTGGGCGTATAGCCACCTACTTTATCATTGCTTTTCTTTTAGCCATTCCTATTGGTTTTGTACTCATTCTAATCTTGGCATTACTCATGGCACCTGCAAGCTTATTTATGGGAGACAGCTTTGTCCTCAATGCGATAGGCTTTCTTTTAATTGTTGCGATTCTATTGTTTTTTGGTGTATCATTATTATTAATTTTCACATTGAGCTTTAATAATTATATATTAACCGATATGGGCTTTTTTCAATCCATAGGAAAAGCATTTTCTATTACATTTTCAAAAAACTTCAAAAAATATTTTTTAAGCGTTTTTCTTTCCTATTTAATCATTTCCACTATCCAGATGGCAGTGGGGCTCATTGTAGGATTAATCGCAGGATTTGCTGCTATGGCGGGCGTAAGTGAGGACGCTGTAAACCCAGGTTTTATAGCTTCATTCACAGTCATAATCACCGTAGTTTCTTATATCCTCTCTTTTGTTTTAGGGCTTATTTTATCTAACTTAATATACATCAACATCGGACTTATTTATTACGACTCAAGAGAAGATTTACACCGCGAAGTTTTCTTTGATGAGATTGATACGATTGGCACCAATGCTTAAAAAATCATTTCAAATATTATTTTTCTTATGGGTTTCCGTGAGCTGGGCACAGCTCTCGGAGCCCGATTTATTTCCCCCAAAGGAAGACAGCCTTACCAGCATTGATTCTTTGATTTCATACAATCCCGAAATCGTGAATCAAAAACTGGAGGAACGCAACTTTTCTGAAAATCCTAAGGAAAAATACACTGGTATCGACTTTGAATACCATGACAACCAAAAAAGTCTATCGCTCTTTGAGAGGCTAAAAAGATGGCTCTACCGAATTTTGCGTATGAAAAAACTTGAAGCTAAATTGGGTAGCTGGGCAACTTATGCTGTGTATTTCATCTGTGGACTAATCATTCTCTCTGCCCTTTATGTGGGGGTAAAATTCATAGCAAAAGAAAAAGGAAATTTATTTTTTGCTAAAAAAGGTAAAACCTTAAACATCGAACCCGAAGAAATCATCGAAGATATCCACGAAATCGATTTCACCAAGATTATTTCAGATTACGAATTGCAGGGCAATTACAAATCCGCATTGCGTTATCAGTTTTTAAAATTATTGAAAGAATATACCGATTTGGGCAAAATCAATTGGATGCAAGAAAAAACCAACACCGATTATTTGCACGAGCTTAAAAACCCTGCCGATAAAAAGCATTTTGAGCGAGCTGTGTATATTTTCGACCATGTATGGTATGGCGACTTCAACATCAACGAGACGGCTTATCACACTTTTACTCAAGAATTTAAACTAAAACCAGAAAGCCATGAACAATAAGTTATTTCGCACCTATGGCATTATTCTGGGCATGGTCGTTTTGATTATGCTAGTTTTTGAATTTACAAAAACGCCCATTTCTAATTGGACAAAAACTTATAATGAAAACAGCAAAGACCCTTTTGGGCTTTATATTTTTGATCAAGAAGCGGATTCTCTGTTTCACGGAAAGCTCACGCGCACAAGCGAGAGCCCTTTTGAATATGAACCCGCAGATTCCACCCAAACGAGAAATTATTTAATTATCGGGAAACAAATCAGCGAAGAAGCGAAGGACAAACTACTGAGCGAAGTAGAAAAAGGCTGTAACCTTTTCTTGGCAAGCGATAACTATTATGGAAAAAGTATGATGAGTAGAATCCTCATCAATTCTTTTTATATGGAAAAAATCGACACGCTAAACCTAAATTTTATCAATAAACGAATCTCTCCTATTTCGCTATCCCATTTAAACGATGTTTTGCTGATCACTCACGCAAAGCCAAATAGCTTAAATGTACTGGGTACCACAAAAAATCACTCAAATAATAAAATTGGGAGTTTCTTTGTAGAAATTCCTCTCGGAAAGGGAAAAATTTACTTCATAAGCACGCCCGAAATCTTTACCAATTATGGTATTTTAAACGGAGAAAACTACAAGGCTATTCCTAAAATTTTAGGCTATTTGCCAAATCAAGAAACCATCTGGTTCCAGAACCGATCAAATAAAGAATGGAAATATCAAAATTCCATTTTACGGGTAATTTTTGAAAATCCGCCACTCAAATGGGCGTGGAGACTTTTCCTTTTGGGCTTAATTATTTTTATGATTTTCACCGCAAAAAGAAAACAACGCATTATCCCAATCATTCCGCCCGTGAAAAACGAATCGGCAGAATTTGTTAAAAACATAAGCAATCTATATCTGCAAGAAGGCGACGCCAAAGATATGGCACAGAAAAAAGCCCTGTATTTCTTGCAAAAAGTGCGCTCAGAACTTATGATCCCAACCGATGAATTAGACCAAAAATTCATTGAAAGACTACACATCAAAACCATGCAACCGCACGAAACCATACAAGAAGCCGTGCGATTGCTCACCAAAGCAATTCACCCCAAGGCACCCGTGCACGAAGAGGAATTAATTAAAATGAATAAACTTTTAGACCAAATATATAAATCATAGCAAATGGAAGAACTAAATAATCCCACAGAATTTAACAATCGAATTGATTTAGCACCGCTTAAAGAAGGCTTAGAGCGTGTAAAAAACGAGATAAAGAAAGTAATCGTAGGACAAGACGAAATGGTGGAGCAGCTACTGGTGGCGTTGCTTTCCAATGGACATGTGCTCATCGAAGGCGTGCCAGGGGTGGCAAAAACGATTACAGCCAAACTTTTAGCCAAAACACTTTCGGTAGATTTTAGCCGAATCCAGTTTACGCCAGATTTAATGCCGTCTGATATTTTAGGAACTTCGGTATTTAACCTTAAAACCTCTGACTTTGAGTTTAAAGCAGGACCGATTTTCTCAAATTTCGTTTTGATCGACGAGATTAACCGTTCGCCTGCTAAAACACAATCTGCCCTTTTTGAGGTGATGGAAGAACGCCAAGTAACTATTGATAGCCAAACTTATAAAATGCAACTTCCGTTCTTTGTGATTGCCACTCAAAACCCGATTGAACAAGAAGGAACTTACCGATTGCCAGAAGCTCAGCTTGATCGTTTTTTGTTTAAAATTAAAGTGGGCTACCCGAATTTAGAACAAGAAATCGACATTATTCAGCGACAACAAGCACTCAAAAACCACGGAAAACTGGACGACATTCAGCAAGTATTGAGTGGCAAGGATTTGCTTAAATTCCAAGCGCAAATCAAAGAAATTATCGTGGAGCCACACCTCATGGAATACATCGCCAAAATCGTGATCAATACACGCGAAAATCCATTTTTGTATCTAGGAGCATCGCCTCGTGCCTCTTTGGCATTGCTTGTGGCGTCTAAAGGTTTTGCGGGCATTCGCGGTCGTGATTTTGTAACGCCAGAAGACATTAAACAAGCTGCTACTGCCGTATTGCGCCACCGTGTGATTGTGTCGCCTGAGCGCGAAATGGAAGGACTCTCTACCGATGAAATCATCCGTCAAATTTTAGAAAATATA
Coding sequences within:
- a CDS encoding AAA family ATPase, encoding MKILKIEFKNINSLEGEHCIDFTQKPFEDNSLFAITGPTGSGKSTILDVISLALYNKIPRLDSISKSNIEKTGSILTKGKKEAMAAVTYACTRGTIKSVWSIRVNRNGNLAEYEMFVYDEKGTPLNQKKSEAPALNEQFIGLSYEQFIKSALLAQGEFAKFLKEDKKSRFQLLEKITGANIYRLIGQKAYEKNKNSGEQIKLWERDKAGYEEKILPQELEEKYLAEAKENTQTLDSENKKRELLNAQIKLKKDLAQKQIEWENARKNILAIENQIEQFKNNEGKLLSRHEATESIATELTSWQTLQTSLAKIEQKSEILVAEEKKLLAQKAEKFTQAKNMLNSDFLEENLNESLAKLKKTIKNLNEKRLQKANEYGSLKNEFNLVAKPLGVVLAKKTNEVQEQLSVLKAKAEHTEHAIKEISANIHLDKNLSVQEQLQQARKNLETYNEIELSMQSLKNIDETLSEKNKKLNEISAELSALPSKIKLAKEDKDLKKEKHALIEEKIAFANEKKSLEEHRAHLAQGKPCPLCGATEHPFAHETTSEDDHLKIEEKQAKEALRISTENLLKLENQQASLSKEKLNLEGEIQQKNEELNRKKSAMQEKFPEVDFSTHWAEKIATTKAEIKQLESLENHQTLHEAATAAIPLVESIIKVTTEGKSLKNQIEDFEAQGATEESIDRFLLDWERTLSTIKHKSQEIKSLEKEKKEENDKFSSLEKDLNQKIIPLDFVDIASALKAKLPHSQAQLFKEKINRLNPDLQKLTGQEDILKKDYESLAQNSPTESLEELEKALSHNEQLLNQLKNKEKELNHLLTNNDSYKLELKKLNEKIEQENKENRIWRDLDKMIGDAKGEKFNMFAQGLTLKQLIYLANRRLTNLSPRYLIANPEKEEDDSLFVIDKDMGNQRRSVKTLSGGETFILSLALALALSDLASKNVQIDSLFIDEGFGTLDPETLDLTLDTLERLQQESKKMIGIISHVSSLKERIATQIVLKQNGSGISTLEIKSN
- a CDS encoding TM2 domain-containing protein, with product MQDNKRIAAGLLGIFFGSLGIHKFYLGYEREGIIQILITIFTCGFGGTLGLIEGIIYLTKSDEEFYQIYQVNKRPWL
- a CDS encoding EpsG family protein, giving the protein MLFYLLCFALILLLPFIKNKGYTLATLFCLAFIMGIRDMIGSKDMYYYSYFFERFSFLDLWHFNFYEPGFKTYTILLKCLSNQREFFFFITAFSLIFLQSFAVKKMNLGRLSYWILFIVLCKFYLLDFVYLRQLMATGLAWIAFSHYFATGKKWESFALFIFAAFFHRSALILLPLFFILNLKNSLKIVFWIYAALTTVVIFQWITPISQKFFTGIGQYFPYLDRLKYYAFENTELKYLYLLEIPLILVVLYFIPKLKNIPALQQRILFNAVFLYGFFSIFSMQNTTFIRFAWFYFLGLASAIVLILNYFNRSEIKNYIKIGILVYYSAIFFRILISFDGGDFIPYKSIFNEFKRNGQFEIYEYRQ
- a CDS encoding rhodanese-like domain-containing protein, which codes for MNTGSKNIVFALFFLIFSMLGFQSCKTQNTTENSEKLELNATEFNQKISQKPGLILDVRTPEEYAQGHLNQSQLIDYKSDDFSQKVKELPKNKPIYVYCRSGRRSHEAAKILRDLGYHPVFELEGGIISWEQAKLPVSH
- a CDS encoding RDD family protein, with translation MNYIAINTSQNVKVEFPLASFSDRALAYGIDFVIRAAYALIALYVLFEVVEIDSYVQDQWSVVAIVIICMLPFVFYSLVCNMLLEGQTIGKKIRKIQIIKIDGYQANFADYLIRWVFCLIDIYFSSALVGVTSIVVSKNNQRLGGIASGTAVIDLKDDSSINHTILEEVGEEYKASFPQVLLFSDADMQIIKTRFESAKSQRDFKVIGKLSQKIKEITQVETEMHDLEFVEIIIKDYNFYTSQMNKD
- a CDS encoding stage II sporulation protein M yields the protein MREVVFIKQNKEKWLNTERVLLGKVNKNPDELSSLYIDLINDLSYAQTYYPKSKTISYLNKLSTKIYQKIYKTKRIEENQIKYFFLTEVPLLAYQYRKFLWASVFFFVIFTTIGWFSAVNDEEFVRLILGDGYVDMTISNIQEGNPIAVYESGSNWGSAIGIIYNNLKVGATMFLYGIFLGLGSILALFYNCVMLGSFQYFFLEYGELARSMRGIWIHGAFEISAMIIECMAGLILGASILFPRTYSRLNSFKLGIRDAFKIFISTVPFTIVAGIFEGFVTRHALDMPLILNLIIIFGCFGFILFYYVFYPKKVFNQINSKL
- a CDS encoding DUF4350 domain-containing protein, encoding MNNKLFRTYGIILGMVVLIMLVFEFTKTPISNWTKTYNENSKDPFGLYIFDQEADSLFHGKLTRTSESPFEYEPADSTQTRNYLIIGKQISEEAKDKLLSEVEKGCNLFLASDNYYGKSMMSRILINSFYMEKIDTLNLNFINKRISPISLSHLNDVLLITHAKPNSLNVLGTTKNHSNNKIGSFFVEIPLGKGKIYFISTPEIFTNYGILNGENYKAIPKILGYLPNQETIWFQNRSNKEWKYQNSILRVIFENPPLKWAWRLFLLGLIIFMIFTAKRKQRIIPIIPPVKNESAEFVKNISNLYLQEGDAKDMAQKKALYFLQKVRSELMIPTDELDQKFIERLHIKTMQPHETIQEAVRLLTKAIHPKAPVHEEELIKMNKLLDQIYKS
- a CDS encoding AAA family ATPase produces the protein MEELNNPTEFNNRIDLAPLKEGLERVKNEIKKVIVGQDEMVEQLLVALLSNGHVLIEGVPGVAKTITAKLLAKTLSVDFSRIQFTPDLMPSDILGTSVFNLKTSDFEFKAGPIFSNFVLIDEINRSPAKTQSALFEVMEERQVTIDSQTYKMQLPFFVIATQNPIEQEGTYRLPEAQLDRFLFKIKVGYPNLEQEIDIIQRQQALKNHGKLDDIQQVLSGKDLLKFQAQIKEIIVEPHLMEYIAKIVINTRENPFLYLGASPRASLALLVASKGFAGIRGRDFVTPEDIKQAATAVLRHRVIVSPEREMEGLSTDEIIRQILENIEIPR